Within the Bacteroidales bacterium genome, the region AGGCATACGCTTTATTCCACAAGCAAAAGCTTTACATCCACTGCTGTAGGATTTGCCGTGACTGAAAAACTGATCACCGTAAATGATAAAGTCATTTCATTCTTTCCGGAAGATTTACCCGATACGGTAAGTCCATACCTGGCACAGCTCACAATAAAAGACCTGCTTATGATGTCGGCCGGTCAGGATCCGGATCCCACATGGTCTTTAAGGAACGGAAACGATAACTGGGTTAAGGCATTTCTTGCCACACCCATTGTAAATGAACCGGGAAAGAAATTCCTGTATAATTCAATGGCTACGTATATGCTTTCAGCCATTGTTCAGAAAGTTACCGGACAAAAAGTCGTGGATTACCTTACGCCGCGCTTGTTTCAACCTCTGGGTATCAAAGGCATGGATTGGGAAACCGATCCAAAAGGCATCAATACAGGTGGCTGGGGACTCAGGATTAAAACAGAGGACATGGCAAAGTTCGGCCAGTTGCTGCTTCAGAAAGGAAAATGGAATGGAAAAGAGATCATTCCCGAAGCATGGGTGAATGAAGCTACTACAATGAAAATTATGCAGAATCCTGATGCCAGGCAGTCTCAAAAGGATTCAAGCGACTGGCTCCAGGGATACTGCTACCAGTTCTGGCGCTGCAGAAATAATGCCTTCAGGGCTGACGGCGCGTATGGCCAGTATATTATTGTAATGCCGGAAAAAGATGCTGTCGTAGCCATTACCTGCGAATCGCCCAATATGCAATCGGAAATTAATCTCGTATGGGATTACTTGTTGCCGGCTTTTAAAGACGAAGAATTGCCTGAAAACAAACCTGAATCCGACAAGCTGAAGGAACGTCTTGCTTCGCTCAGTCTTGCCCCGGCTTCCGGATCTGCAGCAATCGCTGCTAAGTTTACTAACCCGTCGGAATTTGTCTTTCCTGAAAATCCTTATCATTTCAAATCAATTACCATTTCACTAACTGACACGTGTCATGTGAAATTTGTATTTGATTCCGTTGAATACCCGGTCGATTTCGGTTCAGGAAAATGGCTGAAAGGCGAAACCACAATGCCCGGACCAAGCCTGACAGGTGCTCTCGCTGGACCGCAAAAAGTTGCCGGAAGCTACGCCTGGAAAGATGCACAAACACTTGAGCTTATTCTGCGCTATATCGAAAGTCCCCACCATGCAACTATAACCTGCAAATTTGACAGGGATAAGATTACAGTTGCACTGGATTACGGAAAGGCTTTAGGACGGCCTGTTATAGAATTAAAAGGAAGTGCGTCAAAAATAAAGAATTAAAAGGCACAGTAATTGATCAATTGGCAGGGAGAGGTTTCTCGCTGAAAGGAGGAATCTTTGAACCCGCTCACAACTCTGTTTGTTGTTGTGGCGGGATCATTTATATTGTCCTGATTGATAAATTAAAAATTGAATTCATGAATTTATTCCGGTTTCTCTTCCTTTTAGTCTTTTTCATCTTGCTTAATATTTACCTGTTTAACAGGGGCTGGCAGGCTATGCCTGACAACCGGGTTGTTCATACGGTTTATACCCTTTTGTATATTTTTACTTCCACAGCCATCTTCTTTGCCATTTTTGCCGGGAACCGCCTGCCTGTCGCCACAGGAAGAATATTCGAACTGGTGGGAGGTTACTGGATGATCCTGTTTGTCTTTACGTTAAGCGGGGCCCTGCTTGGTGATATACTCCGGATACTGAACCATTACTTCGGCATTTTTCCGGATTGGGTAACCCGGCATTACGCACAGGCTAAACTGATCTATTTCTTCGCTGTATTAACGGTTCTTGCTTTCATATCGGTTATGGGTTATTACCGGTTTTCTCATCCGAAAATCACCAAAATGAATCTAACCGTCAATCACGGCAAAGTGCTCACCCATGATATGAATATTATTGCTGTGAGCGATATTCATCTCGGCAACCTGATCCGTAAAAAGCAGTTGGGTAAGTGGGTGAACCTTATAAATAAACAGGATCCCGATGTCATCCTGATTGTGGGAGATCTTTTTGATCATAATATTCATGCTGTTGAATTGCAGCATATGAATGATGACCTGTTAAAGCTTAAAGCAACGTATGGTGTTTTCGGCATTCCCGGCAACCACGATTACTATGCCGGAATTGACAAGGCTATTCAATATATGAAGAGCTCCGGTATTAAGGTGCTCAGGGATACGTCAGTTGTGATCGACAAACAGCTTATACTCATCGGACGTGATGACCTCACAAATCGCAACCGGAAACCACTCAATGCCATTATTAACGGATCACCGGATACTTTGCCCAAAATTGTACTGGATCATCAGCCATCAGGCTTCGCCGAATCGGAAGAAAACGGAATTGATGTTCATATATCGGGACATACTCACAATGGTCAGCTGTTCCCTTTCAATAAAGTGGTTTCACGCATCTACAAACTCGGATATGGCTACCTGAAAAGCGGAAACACCCACTTTTATGTTTCATCGGGATTGGGATTATGGGGTGCGCCTATCAGGCTTGGAACGCAATCCGAAATTGTGAATATCGTACTTAAAAGCAGTTTGAACGCAAACTGAAAATTGCTGTAACTTTAGATTCTTAAGTTACCAAACAGCATTATTCCTGATGAAACCTGCAGTCATTATTGATATTGTATATTTCATCATACTGGTACTTGTATGCGTCCGTATTATCTTTGATACGCGCAGTTCATCCAAGACCCTTGCCTACCTGTTGCTTGCCATTTTTGTACCTGTGGGAGGAATGATCTTTTACTTTGTTTTCGGAATCAATTACCATAAAAGACTTATTTACAGTAAAAAACTGGTTGAAGATGAAGTGCAGTTATCCGAGGTCAACCGGAAAACTGTCTCACTGTCAGCCCGTAACCTCAAGCGGAATGCACAGGCAATCGGAAACGGGCAAAGCCTCGTGAGCCTGCTGATGAACGATGGCCTCAGCCCGCTCACTTCAGGAAACAAAGTGACGCTGCTGGTAAACGGTGAAGAGAAATTTCCTGAGCTCTTACGGGCCATTGAAAACGCCACACATCACATCCACCTGGAGTATTATATTTATGAGGATGATAAGATTGGTAATGAGATTAAAAATGCACTGATCCGCAAGGCTTCAGAAGGCGTGGAAGTGCGGATGATCTAT harbors:
- a CDS encoding serine hydrolase codes for the protein MKNLKLYALLMLMVIALACKNTPENQTGSLPRSTPETEGVSSGAILAFLDSAAASEHEFHSIMIIRHGKVIAEGWWSPYDSILRHTLYSTSKSFTSTAVGFAVTEKLITVNDKVISFFPEDLPDTVSPYLAQLTIKDLLMMSAGQDPDPTWSLRNGNDNWVKAFLATPIVNEPGKKFLYNSMATYMLSAIVQKVTGQKVVDYLTPRLFQPLGIKGMDWETDPKGINTGGWGLRIKTEDMAKFGQLLLQKGKWNGKEIIPEAWVNEATTMKIMQNPDARQSQKDSSDWLQGYCYQFWRCRNNAFRADGAYGQYIIVMPEKDAVVAITCESPNMQSEINLVWDYLLPAFKDEELPENKPESDKLKERLASLSLAPASGSAAIAAKFTNPSEFVFPENPYHFKSITISLTDTCHVKFVFDSVEYPVDFGSGKWLKGETTMPGPSLTGALAGPQKVAGSYAWKDAQTLELILRYIESPHHATITCKFDRDKITVALDYGKALGRPVIELKGSASKIKN
- a CDS encoding metallophosphoesterase; this encodes MNLFRFLFLLVFFILLNIYLFNRGWQAMPDNRVVHTVYTLLYIFTSTAIFFAIFAGNRLPVATGRIFELVGGYWMILFVFTLSGALLGDILRILNHYFGIFPDWVTRHYAQAKLIYFFAVLTVLAFISVMGYYRFSHPKITKMNLTVNHGKVLTHDMNIIAVSDIHLGNLIRKKQLGKWVNLINKQDPDVILIVGDLFDHNIHAVELQHMNDDLLKLKATYGVFGIPGNHDYYAGIDKAIQYMKSSGIKVLRDTSVVIDKQLILIGRDDLTNRNRKPLNAIINGSPDTLPKIVLDHQPSGFAESEENGIDVHISGHTHNGQLFPFNKVVSRIYKLGYGYLKSGNTHFYVSSGLGLWGAPIRLGTQSEIVNIVLKSSLNAN